The stretch of DNA GCTGCCGGTCCTGGCCTCGACCCGGGCGGCCGCGGGCGTCCCCGGCTGCACCCAGCTGGCCCGCAGACGGGCGCTCTCGCGCTCCACGGCGTCGCGCTTGGTGGCGAAGGCCGACCAGCGGGCGTCGTCCACCAGGCCGAGCTCGCGGCCGGTCTCGGTCAGACGCATGTCGGCGTTGTCCTCGCGCAGCAGCAGGCGATACTCGGCCCGCGAGGTGAACATGCGGTAGGGCTCCTTGGTGCCCAGGGTGATCAGGTCGTCCACCAGCACGCCGAGATAGGCCTCGTCACGACGGGGGGACCAGGCCTCCTGACCGCGGGCCCGACGAGCGGCGTTGAGGCCGGCCAGCAGGCCCTGGGCCCCGGCCTCCTCGTAGCCGGTCGTGCCGTTGATCTGGCCGGCGAAGAACAGGTTGTGGATGAACTTCGTCTCCAGCGAGTGCCTGAGGTCCCGGGGATCGAAGAAATCGTACTCGATGGCATAGCCCGGCCGGGTGATATGGGCGTTCTCGAAGCCCTTGATCGAGCGCACGACCTGCAGCTGCACGTCAAAGGGCAGCGAGGTGGAGATCCCGTTGGGATAGAGCTCGTGGGTATCCAGTCCCTCCGGCTCGACGAACACCTGGTGGCTGGCCTTGTCGGCGAAGCGGTGGACCTTGTCCTCGATGGACGGGCAGTAGCGCGGGCCAACCCCCTCGATCACGCCCGAATACATCGGCGAGCGATCGAGGTTGGCGTGGATGATCTCGTGGGTCCGCTCGTTGGTGTGCGCGATATGGCAACTCACCTGCCGGGGATGCATCTCGCGGCTGCCCAGGTAGGACATCACTGGGGTCGGGGTGTCACCGGGCTGCTCCTCGAGCGCCGCGAGGTCGATGCTGCGGGCATCGAGGCGAGGCGGGGTGCCGGTCTTGAGGCGATCGACCCGGAACGGCAGGGCCCGCAGCCGCTCGGCGAGCCCGTTGGAGGGCGGATCCCCGGCGCGTCCGCCACGGCTGGTGTCGAGGCCGATATGGATCACCCCGCCGAGGAAGGTGCCGGTGCACAAGACCACGGTCTCGCCGAGGAAGCGGATGCCCGTCTCGGTGACCACGCCGCGCACGGTATCGCCATCGACGATCAGATCGCCCGCCGCCTGTTGGAACAGCGTCAGATTGGCCTGGTTTTCCAGCATGCCGCGGATCGCCGCCTTGTAGCGGACCCGGTCGGCCTGAG from Halomonas aestuarii encodes:
- the mnmG gene encoding tRNA uridine-5-carboxymethylaminomethyl(34) synthesis enzyme MnmG produces the protein MEYPDRFDVIVIGGGHAGTEAALASARMGCQTLLLTHNIETLGQMSCNPAIGGIGKSHLVKEIDALGGAMGLATDLGGIQFRVLNARKGPAVRATRAQADRVRYKAAIRGMLENQANLTLFQQAAGDLIVDGDTVRGVVTETGIRFLGETVVLCTGTFLGGVIHIGLDTSRGGRAGDPPSNGLAERLRALPFRVDRLKTGTPPRLDARSIDLAALEEQPGDTPTPVMSYLGSREMHPRQVSCHIAHTNERTHEIIHANLDRSPMYSGVIEGVGPRYCPSIEDKVHRFADKASHQVFVEPEGLDTHELYPNGISTSLPFDVQLQVVRSIKGFENAHITRPGYAIEYDFFDPRDLRHSLETKFIHNLFFAGQINGTTGYEEAGAQGLLAGLNAARRARGQEAWSPRRDEAYLGVLVDDLITLGTKEPYRMFTSRAEYRLLLREDNADMRLTETGRELGLVDDARWSAFATKRDAVERESARLRASWVQPGTPAAARVEARTGSPLPREYSLMDLLKRPELTYGDLADLPGIEGSAVEDEAVADQVQIQAKYQGYIDRQQNEIDKLKRHEATPLPSDLDYGRVEGLSNEIRQKLEESRPETLAQATRISGVTPAAVSILLIHLKKRRLLDDSRTASA